One Brassica napus cultivar Da-Ae chromosome C4, Da-Ae, whole genome shotgun sequence genomic region harbors:
- the LOC106356059 gene encoding uncharacterized protein LOC106356059: MGIPITSNVADACTALGWRVPSHRVRHQRVAEARDSMIAHPLPNLAQGPDVFSWVVPGSTSPGFSSGLTWEHLRQKFPKLSWTRSVWFKGCIPKHAFTFWVAHLDRLHVRQRLVTWGIDVPDTCVLCNRFSESREHLFLECEYSKNIWSKLFTKLGEPRTRMRNWSALIHWLQAARGKRLFTIKHIATQAIVYLIWRERNSRLHAGNPLPHSVVFKQLDRCVRDIALARRDMKRFQTMLSIWFRYD; the protein is encoded by the coding sequence ATGGGAATTCCCATAACTAGCAATGTCGCTGATGCCTGCACTGCTTTAGGTTGGAGGGTTCCTTCCCACCGTGTTAGACATCAGAGAGTTGCAGAAGCCCGCGACAGTATGATTGCTCACCCTCTTCCCAACCTAGCTCAAGGTCCTGATGTTTTCTCTTGGGTCGTTCCAGGCTCTACGTCCCCGGGCTTCTCTTCTGGGTTAACTTGGGAGCATCTTCGTCAAAAGTTTCCCAAACTCTCATGGACTCGTTCTGTTTGGTTTAAAGGCTGCATTCCCAAGCATGCCTTTACTTTCTGGGTGGCTCATCTGGATAGGCTTCATGTCAGACAGAGACTTGTCACTTGGGGCATTGATGTTCCTGACACATGCGTTCTGTGTAACCGGTTCTCTGAATCAAGAGAGCATCTGTTCCTGGAGTGCGAGTACAGCAAAAATATTTGGAGCAAGTTGTTTACGAAGCTGGGAGAGCCTCGTACGCGGATGCGAAACTGGTCAGCTTTGATCCATTGGTTACAGGCTGCAAGGGGAAAACGACTTTTCACCATTAAGCATATTGCTACTCAGGCCATAGTTTATCTGATATGGAGGGAAAGGAACTCAAGATTACATGCTGGGAACCCGCTACCCCACTCGGTCGTGTTCAAACAGCTAGATAGATGCGTAAGGGACATCGCTCTCGCTCGCAGGGACATGAAAAGATTCCAGACTATGCTATCCATCTGGTTTAGATATGACTAA